The Colletotrichum destructivum chromosome 7, complete sequence genome contains the following window.
TCCTCTTTGTTAGCACCACAAGCAGACTGTGAGGTAAAGTAAGCGAAGCAGATGACCTCTTCCCTTAGCATTGTTGGTTCAAAGAAGGGAAGCTATTCAGGAGGGGcatgcaaaaaaaaaaaagaaaaccaaaaGAGCCGAAGCCTGGGCTGCCAGACCGAGCGCGCCCAGCTGAATGAAGCACCCTTGGGCCTTGTTTGAAATCTTCGCCACTGCGTGTTACCACATCCAATgtgtacctacctacccaagGCATCTGTTAGTGTCACAGAGAGACTTGGAAATGAATGATGAGACTTTTCCACCAACTAAGAACATTTATGCACATCTTCACTCAAACAAATGTATAACTTAACTTGGTGCATCGATAGGGCGAATCTGGACCACCAAAGTTTGCTGCTATTGCCTAGTTCATGGCACAGCAAGGTTGCATTGGGCCTTTCCAGGTTGCACAGGCTCATTGAGCTGTGGTGAGTGGAATCAGGTAGCCAGCTTCACAAGGTAATGAACTCATTTACACACCCTCGCACGTGGGGGCGCAGTTGATTCGGTTTCAAACTGCCCTAGACGCAATCTATTCCAAAGACCAAGAATCAGTCGTCTTCCCCTGTCGGTGTGTGGAGTACGAAAGATATTGCAAGCCCGAGAAGAGTTGTCGGACGGCCATCCTGGTCCAACTTCCACCAGCTatccgaggccaaggactTTGACACTGGGTTCTCAGAAGACGGCGCCCCTCTCAGCCTCGAGTCGACGGCATAGCCAATACACAAAAAAGAGAGTCCCATCGTGTgcagcgacgacgggccaACTGCCACCCGCAAGAAGAGGTGGGAAGTACCTCGGGAAGACTAACTGTAAGCTGGGCTGTTTGTTTGCAGGCATCCTGAAAGCAGGACACCCGAAAGGGCAAAACCCAGAAGGGCCTTCCAACATATAAGGTCATATAAGGTTTGACTTAGCAACGAGACAACTATATATCCATCACAACTCGAGTCATGCAAGACTATAGGCCAGAACCGGCCGACATCACCGAGAGAGCCGAACCCCCTTTTCTGCTGGAAAATCGTGGCATAAATACGAGACCTATGGGCCAACAGGACGGAAGCCAAtggcaacatcaacaacagcccGGGTTTCCACCTCAGCAAACTCTGTTTCACCGTCCATCGCAGCCATGAAGCTctccgccctcctcccggtGTTCCTGCTCAACGGCATCGCGTCCGCCTCGATCGCCCAGTTTCTCTGCAACAACAGGCCGCCTATCTCTCAATGGGGTGTAAGTCCCCACCCCCATCTCAGACGTACTCCCGGTTGTCTGATTCGTACCTGAAGCTGACTGTGTGGATTACTACCGCTAGCCCGCCAACTGCTCCGAAGAGGACCACTGGCAATGCTACACGCGCTGCCAGACTAAAGTGAGtaaaagagaaagagaaaaaagaacaaaagtTCAGAACCCAGTCTGCGCTGTACTTGATGCTAACAAAGCTGCTGCTACCAGTGTCCCGTTGCCGGACAGCCCTCCGTGGCTTCGATTGGATACGTGTACGTTTCCGCTTGTGCGCGTTTTGGGTCGGGCTTATGCTGACTGAACCACATGATGTAGGCGACCCGACGAGAAGTGCGACTGTTACTGCTGGGTGTAGCTTttggtggagaggaagataCGTATAATAATACCGTTGAAGCGAAAAATCATTACAAGATTGCGCATCATGACACCAGGACCATCCCATGGTGGATGGTTGGAAACTCGGCGAGACGTGACTGCTCCGACATTATGACAACACGGCCACCGTCCTGCTTTCTTCCGACATGACTCCAAGCTTCCAAAATCTGTATTACGAGGTGTGAAGGGTGTTGACGTCTTTGACGCTCGAGATTATACGCCTCTCTATCCCTCGGCGACTGTGGTGAGCGATGATCGGAAAGAGGCACCCGATACAACTTCTCACAAGACGTACTGTCGTCACAAAAGACTCTCACACACATATGCAAGCTACCAACATTGTGTGAACTTATTTCGCATACTTGTATTTGTACTGTATATACCCCAAGTCTCGGCTGCCCAACAAGAAGCCCGCCGTTGCAGGCCACAGGCCTGCTCTTTCCTTTACACCGTACACCTGCAACAGTCAATAGTCCTTCCATTCGACGGGAATGCAGCTTCTTATAACGCTGCTATGTACCTAGTCGTCCATTATTTTTTACAGTCATAAAGAACAAACACCGGGCTATCTAGGTAAGAAAAGCGTGCCCGgtcgtgtcgtcgtcggcgtcgaatCAATCCAAAATCATGGTAATCGTATGCTTATAGGAATGCTCCaggccgtccgccgcctGGCTGAGGCCGATGAGGGGGCGGTGTCGGCGCTTCAGACTCAAAGTCTGTGTCACGGCCATCGCTGCCCCTCCTCGGCGGAGTCGTGATGCCTCGCCCGTATCTCGAGTGTTGTGGCGGACTCGGGGTCGAGTCCACGGGCCTCATCTTATCGTCAATGTAGGgatcttcctcttcgtcatcgtcatcgtaGTGTTGCAAAACAGGCATCGAGTTGGAATCCCCTTTCACAAGCCCAAGCCGCTCCTCTTCAGTGGCGTTTTTGACCTGTGGGCTGGAATAACCGCGCGAGCCGAGACCATATCGACTGGTCGGTCGgagctgcggctgcggctgctctTCGTCATGTTGCGGCGGCGCGTCGGCTTGATGTTTTTTGAACATGTTGGTGAAGGAGAATTGTCTCCTTGCCGAATGAGGAGGCGGGGTGGGTCCGAGATGCGAGCTGGCGCCGCTGAAAACACTACCCCGCGAGACAGCCCGCTGGTCGTAGATACCAGCGGCACCGGCATACTCCAAGttgccgcggccgccggctggAAGACCGTAGACGTGTTCTCTGCTCGTGCCGTGATACGGAGACTGGTCGCCGTCCGACTTGAGGGTGGATACGGCAATCTCTGTCAAAGGGACTGGATGCATGGGGCTCTGCACCCTCGGATCCTGGAACTGGGGTTGATTGGGCGATAAGACACTCCGCGCTCGCTCTCGAATCGTGCCAGCAATGCTCGAGAGCATGCCAGGGGACGTAGGGCGGTCGTGCTCCGCCATCTCCTCTTCAGTTGGGAAGTGAGACATACCCAGCGGTGGATGAGCCTGGGGCGAAGTCGGGGGAACAACAGTTGGCGTACGGGGCACGCCGGATTGAGAGGGTGGGTAAGGCGAGAGGACCGTTCCGCGGGTGCTTCGGCTCCccaccgtcatcgtcctgcGTCTCCTCAGTCCGTCCCATTCATACATTGGCTGGCCATCCTCGCTGACGGGCTCCAGAGACTCCCTTAGCTTTTCTTCGTGCAGCCGCCTGaactcctcctcttccatcttCTGTCTGGCCGAGGACAAGCGACGCACGATggcagcggcgccgcggatggcgtcggccTTGGGCTCAGTCTCGGGCTGCTCCTGTTCGGCAATGGTGTGGATCTGGTTAAGATCTCCAGAAAAGACGGCCGTGTCGGGCACATCTTTGGCGGATTTCGAGAGTTGCAACAGCACCACTCCGGCGCAGATTGTCAAGAAACCGTTGacgacggtgatgatggcggtcGGTGTGCCTTTAAAGCCTCTGAAGAggacggccgaggtgatgatggtggtgctggtgaaGTAGACGTAGTATGTGGGGGtaacgagggcggcgttgaaAAGGTTCAGGGCTTTCTGTAAAACGGTGTCAGTCACGGATCCCGCATCCATGGTTCTATCGACCGGCGAACTGGGTCACTCACGTTCAAGAAAATGATCTCGGTCAGCAATGTGGCAATCACAAAGACCAAAAGCACGTAAGTGAACCATTGGTTGAACTGAGCTTGTCCTCCGGCCTGGGCAACGATGGCGGCTCCCAGACCCTGCGTGGCCACGACGCTCAAGCCTCCAACCCAACTGCAAATGGAGATGTAGACCAACATGTTCTTCTTACCCCACCGCGGGCCAGCATACCACGCAgtgatggcggcgccaatgatgatgacgccggcgtAGGACAAAAAGGCCGGGTGAATGACATAGCTCTGCATCTGCTGGATGTTGGCTACGGCCGAGTTCTCGGGGGCGTTCATGACAATGACAATGGATCCAACAATGCAGAGGAAGCAGGAGACTTTGCCAACCATGCTCAGGCGCTCCTTGAGGAAAATGGCGGAGAGGATGGCAGTCAGGACGACGGACAGGGCGCCTAGCGGCGTGACGAGAATGGCGTCGGTGAAGGCGTAGGCGACAAAGTTGCAGATCTCTCCGATGATCATAAGAATCATACCGGTCCACCACCAAGCGTTTTTAAGGTAGCCATAGCCCTCGCCAGGGGCTTCGTTGTATTTCTCATTGGCTTTCAGCAGGCCGACCTTTTTGACGACGAAGGAGGTACCGATGAATGCGCCCGAGGCAACGGCGAGGGCAATACCAATAGCCTTGTACGCAGGCGGTCGGGTGGCCGTCTCACCGGTCGAGCCTCCCATGCGTGCATAAATCTCGTGGGCTTCCGTGAGCATGTTTGCGGAGTGGTCCATTGCGACGGTCCGAGGAGCGCCGGCGACTCGGTCGCCGGGGTGATAttaagagggggggaagtTGTCGTTAATCGAGCTTCGTGATCATTCGTTTATTCTGAACGGGATACGCAGAAGGGGTGGGCAGGTTCTTCGGGAAAAGGCTTCAGGACCTTCGTTCGGCATAGAAGTCGGTCCCTGGTGGGAGAGTCGACGTTGTGTCGGTTGGGGAATTTCGATTTGTCGGTTGCCGGCAAGATGCGAATGTCAACAATCTTGGCAAAGCTTCGACAGGTTCCGCAGACGGTGATTGTGGGGGCTGGATAAGAGTGAATTGCGCAAAGTATGCGGCCAGAGGGAGAGGGTAGGAGTTTGAAGGCGACTCCAGTGGTGGTGGAGTAGTGAGGATGGATGGCAGTGCTCGAGAGGAGGCTGTGTTAAGGTCGGTCCAAGTACCTGTAATCGTAGACTAGAGTCGTATCTGTCGAGCGCGAGATGGTGGTACGAcaaggtggtggtgtgtggtgCGGATAGGGTAGGATCGTGTTAATTGCGGgaggtcgtcttcgccacAACAGCTTGCGTCAgtgctgatgatggacaAGGGTTACGGGGCGTTCGTTTGTTCGTGAAAGGTTCGTAAGGGCGTCAGCAGGAGGCAGGAAGCAGGAAGCAGCAGAGTAGACTTCGTAGGGCGGGCGTGGGAGGTGAAGACGCTATGTGCGGGACGAGGCGTCAGTCAGTTGCTGTCCATCTGCGCAAAACGGGCCAGAATATCCGCCTGATGGAGGAGCCGACAGATGGCGGGAGCTTGGCTGATAAGGGTgaagaagggagaggagagaggaacGAACATGCATGAACTCAGCCAGAGACAGAGAGCATGAGCATGAGCATGAAGATGAgcttgaagatgaagatgaaatGGGATAAACAGAACAAAACACATGGGAAAGAGCAAAAaaggctgggctgggctggactggactgggaACAATGGGAATCGACTGGGGTATGGGTTTGGGCAGGAAGGAAGGAACACGACGGACCAGGACCTGCTAGGTCTAGAATCCCGGCAGTCTGCGCTGCATGATTGGGCGATGACGCTCGTGTGAGTGGATCATGGTGGGGGACTGTATTGCCTAGCGCCTTCCCGCCGCGCGGGACGCATCCTGTTCTTGGAAGGAGCACCAGTGGAGCCCAGGGGCTTTGCCTGCCACCCCAAGGCTTCATTTTGCAGTGGGCGGAGGCGTATCCGGTACGAATGCTCTGTATCCATCCTGTAAGGTACAGTAGGTACTGACTGGGCTGAACTCCGGTACCGTAGTGAAACCCGGTGCTTTCTCTGTCCCTGTACTGTATTGTGCGGATAGACTCGGACTCGTGGGAGCGACCGTCGGCCGGTTGTCACCTCAACAaacaacgacggcgacgacgacatcagCAGGCCATGCAATGAATGCAGCGAATTAACTTTGGCAGACTCGAATATCATCAGTATCAGCAGCAAACCAAACAGTCGGCTAGTCCTATCCGTATCCGGCTGCATTACTTAGACGGGGATCAGTGCACATTGACGACATGCGCTGGCGCATAAGGCAATGACATGCACACCACACCACATTTTCAGACCGTCTCGTCCCatcaaccccctcccctcagCGGCATGAACACTCACCTTATGCCGCACCAACACCTCCAAcaccttcaccaccaccaccaccttcaccaccaccaccaccttcaCCATCGCCGTTACCGTtatcatcaccaccaacaacaataaGCTTCAACCGCGGACTGTCTGGTGGGGtaggggagaggaggggagagatCGTTCTCGAAACGACACAAACACATTGCAACCCCTTCAACCGTCCCGCCGTTCCAAGTCTTGTTTCGCAAATCTTTCTCCAAAGAAAAAATCAAAatccaaaaaaaaaaaactcgACTCAACCACAGACGAaagcgccggcgccagccTCTCAACGGCCGTCCCGTTTTTCTTTGCGACACATGTTTTGCACAAGCCACTAGGCGCTGCCATCTTGTTGGCTCCCGTCCGCAAGCCAAATAGCAAGGGTTTGACGCGATGCGACAAACGTTCAACTGACTGCCACTCCGCCCATCCTAGGCGTCCCTACGTGCAGCTTGACAAGGCACGGTCGCATCAAAGCGTGctgtccctctctcctcctcatTCTCTTCTTCCGGGCCCTCCATCACCCAACATCCCGGCCGGTGATGTCAAGGTTGGCCGGGAGTGTGTGGCGCTCTATCTCTCTGCAACGGCTTGATAGGCCCGAGTTCCTCCAATGTGCGACAAGTTccaaccaccaccgccgccgccaattTAGATCCTGGCTCCGGCGCACTCTCCTCTCCGTAGCAACGGAAACCTGCTTGGCGCTCCACGGTCAACAAATCTGCCGTCGCCTATCGCATCGCCAAATCCCTTTGGGGGACCCAAATGGCTCTTTGGCACGAATCCAAAtttaaataaataaaaatCTCTTGGATCCAGTAACATTTGCAGGACGATGCATCATGGTGTTTTTTGGTTCCAGCTGCCTGCGCAGCCGACAACGGATACGAGTACGTATCTCGTCAGCGTCTTACCCGTCATCGCCTCCACCACCTGGCAATCCGAGCTGACGGCATCCCGGCCAGCTGTGCGTGATTGGCTTACCGCCTTCACCTCCGGCTGCGCCCCTCCTGCGGATGTTGAGGGGGGAGGGTCTCGAGATTCAGCTCGCGAGTCAACTCCAGCCGCACGCGCCATGCGTTGGCCAGGTCCCATTCAACAGGCACTTTCACCTGCACAGAGAGTGTATCACaatctcttcctcctgcaTCTGTCTCTCATGCCCATCGATgttgagagggggggaggtgttTCGTGAGGGCCTGAATTGCAGTCCGGGATCGGGACCGAGACGCCCGTCTCAAAGAGCGTCTTCCCTGCCTGGCTTTGCCCTCCTCAGCAGTGTGTCTCACTCAGCCGCCACCATCCACTACAGGTACGATattgtcgtcgacgccctttCCAGTGCCCTGGAGACGAGACCTTAGTGCTGCCCGCAGTGACATGCAGCAAACGAACCCGCTCCTTCGAGACAGAAATAGCCAGCCTGTCCCGCTGCCTCTGCTGGTTACATTTACATTACTCGGTGCACCGTAGGCCATACGAAAATGCGGAATTCACCGCAGGTCTGCAGCGCCGCTGGTACTCGGTAGCCTGCTAGTCTGGGGTCTCCATTCATTTCACCACGCCGTCATGTTGCAGGACCTCTAACCATCTAAGCACATAGCTCCGTATCTCTATCGACTATGGTGGGGTGCTCCATGGAGGATTGCGGGTTCGCCGCATTCCTCTCTGCGCCTTGCGCATGCTTGGCTATTTGGCGATGGAACCCTTGTTGAGCCGCACCCGCATTCCACTTGGCCAAGACATATCCAGATTCTTCTACACGCCTAAGCCTTCTAGCACGTGTGACGTCCGTAAGTTGGGCGAGTCCTCCTACAGCGAGACCTTCAGTAATGCAGTCTGCCGTGCTCCGGCCACGAGATCGACGGTCCAGGCCATCTCAATACCTCGGCCCGGTTCACTGTATCTTCCGTCTGGGCATCATCCATCCGGAAGGGGTTTGATGATCACCGCCTCTCGTTTCGCGCACAGCACGGATCTGCAGAAAACCAATGCAGCGATCCAAGTAGGGCTCGTGCCGGGCCCGGGATCCGGGCCCGGCACTCCCAGGCTGGTGGTGCCCGTCCCAGGTATATGTGTTCTCCGCATCCCCGATTTTCCTCGGCGATTCGCCCGACCTCAATATTCATTATCGGATTGGGCCACTCTCTCGCTCAGTACCTCGCGCGATGCTCCAAACAGTCCGAGGAAATTCCCATCACGTTCAATAGATGAATACCGGGGAGAGCTTCTGGAATAGGGTCGTTACAACCGTTAGCGACCCTGGCCGACAGACTGTTGAGCCTTTCTTTTTGCTTGTCCATCACGCCAAACCAGATTGAACCCGTTGAAGCCAGGAACTCGCTCTGGTCCTCCTCCATTACATCCATCATGCGGCCTTGTGTGAATCAGCGGCCAGCCAGGAACCCTGAATTGTCGTCGTGTCAGCATTGTGAACAGCGTATACAGGCCATAATTACTCTGCCAGTGATTATAGATTCGCTTTTGCGCCATCATCGCAGAACTCCTTTCAAAGATACCGATCCATTCGGGATCACACTCGTCTTTGGGCGAGAGGCTTACATGCATGTGCCGGGTCTTGAAAGGAAAGCATGCCGCTTTGGAGACCATGTCCAATCCCACTTGGCTGCATGAGCAGGCCTTGCGCAGCGAGTTGGAGTTGCAGGGCGACTCTAGGCGACTCTGACCCGACCATCTGCAGCATTGCGTTGGTATCCGATAAGCCGACTTCAACTGGAGCCTGATCACCCCAATCGCCTTGACTTACCCCTCCCATTTGGCCTTTCACCTTCTTTGGCTTCTGTGGGATCGTTGGACACGCTTGACAAAACCACTATAGCCGCAGCTGCCTTCTTTCCGTGTCCGATGGCATGAGTCTTCGGCTTCGCGTTCTCGGACCACCAAGATCGTCGTCTCGAACATCCCAAGCCGTCGCCAAAGCCTGGCAGGCGGGTACCGAAGTGGTGCTTGCAATTCCAGTTGAGACGAGGCCGCTACAGACAAAGCCATGGAAGCCCTTGGCGTGGCCGCTAATGTTATAGCTGTGGTCGACTTGTCAGTAAAGGTGGGAGGACTTTGTGGCAAGTACATCACAGACGCCAGGAACGCAAACGACGACATCAGGAAGTTCAAGGCCGGGGCAGAATCCCTGCAACAAGTTCTGGAGGGCATCAAGAACCTGCTCGACAGCAACAGCTCGAATGAATACTTGAAACAACAGCTGGCCGCCTCTCACCGGCTGTATGATAAGCTTCTGGAATGCCATGCAGAACTTGGGGCGCTTGTTACCAGACTCGACTCCGGAAAGAATCCCAGCCGTTTCAAGCGATTCGGGAAGGCTCTCAAATGGCCCTTTTCGAGCAAAGAAGTTGCGCAAGCCATGGAGGCTTTGGTTCGATGGAAGACGCTGTTCTCGACGGCCATGCAAACAGACCA
Protein-coding sequences here:
- a CDS encoding Putative defensin-like protein 20-28, with the translated sequence MKLSALLPVFLLNGIASASIAQFLCNNRPPISQWGPANCSEEDHWQCYTRCQTKCPVAGQPSVASIGYVRPDEKCDCYCWV
- a CDS encoding Putative magnesium transporter NIPA is translated as MDHSANMLTEAHEIYARMGGSTGETATRPPAYKAIGIALAVASGAFIGTSFVVKKVGLLKANEKYNEAPGEGYGYLKNAWWWTGMILMIIGEICNFVAYAFTDAILVTPLGALSVVLTAILSAIFLKERLSMVGKVSCFLCIVGSIVIVMNAPENSAVANIQQMQSYVIHPAFLSYAGVIIIGAAITAWYAGPRWGKKNMLVYISICSWVGGLSVVATQGLGAAIVAQAGGQAQFNQWFTYVLLVFVIATLLTEIIFLNKALNLFNAALVTPTYYVYFTSTTIITSAVLFRGFKGTPTAIITVVNGFLTICAGVVLLQLSKSAKDVPDTAVFSGDLNQIHTIAEQEQPETEPKADAIRGAAAIVRRLSSARQKMEEEEFRRLHEEKLRESLEPVSEDGQPMYEWDGLRRRRTMTVGSRSTRGTVLSPYPPSQSGVPRTPTVVPPTSPQAHPPLGMSHFPTEEEMAEHDRPTSPGMLSSIAGTIRERARSVLSPNQPQFQDPRVQSPMHPVPLTEIAVSTLKSDGDQSPYHGTSREHVYGLPAGGRGNLEYAGAAGIYDQRAVSRGSVFSGASSHLGPTPPPHSARRQFSFTNMFKKHQADAPPQHDEEQPQPQLRPTSRYGLGSRGYSSPQVKNATEEERLGLVKGDSNSMPVLQHYDDDDEEEDPYIDDKMRPVDSTPSPPQHSRYGRGITTPPRRGSDGRDTDFESEAPTPPPHRPQPGGGRPGAFL